The genomic interval CAGGCGCTCGCCGTGGCGGCGCAAAAGGCGGTTGCCAGCCAGCAGCGTGACCTTTGGCCGTCCGCCGGCCTTGCGCACGGCGTCGTGGGCGTTGCCCGCCATCTCCACTCCGGCGGGGCCGCCCCCGGCCACGATCACGGCCACCTCGCCGCGTTCGCGGGCCAGGGTTGCCAAACGGTCGCGGGCCTCGATGAGCTTTTCGATGGGCTTCACGCGCCACACGTCTGGCGGTAGGCCGTTCTCCGTGCCGAGCGAGCCGTCAGGTCCAGGCACGCCGCTGCCGGTGTTCAGGGATAAAACGTCGTAGGTCACGGATTGGCCGTTCGTGAGGGAGAGGATCCGTTTGTCGGGGTCGATGGCCGTGATCGCCGCGCGAACGAAGGTTCCGCCGCGCGATTCGACCATGGCGCGTACGGGAAAGCTGATCTCCTCGGGCGTATAGGCCCCGCCCAGCATGCCCGGTCCCATGCCGGAGTAATAGTGGCGGTCGGCCGGGCCCACGCAGGTCACCGTGTGTCCCCTGGACACTATTTCGGGGATGGCCCTGATGGCCATGAGGTGGGCGTGTCCCGCCCCGGCGAGTATGAGATGGGCCATGCGTCATCCTTGGTTCGTCCATCGTCATCATAACCCAATGCAAACGGATCGTGCGTCCAAGAAAGTGTAGCACATCGAATGCCAAAGACAACACCGGGACCGCAATGCCGCGCGCGGGGCTGTTTTCGGGCGGACCGAACCCGAATCCCTATTGACTTGCGTCAAGGAATGCAATCGGATGGAGGCGTATATGGATATTGAAAGATGCGAGGCTATTGCGTCGCGTCCAACAGGAGACGAGGGGGTAGCGTCATGACCATCCGGGCCAGACTCATTCTTTCCGTGGCAGCAGTTTTTGCCGTCAGCGCGGTCATGTTCCTGGCCATCTGGAGCATGCTGGACGATCTCGAATCCGACGGACTGGGCATCAACCTCGCGGGCAGACAGCGCATGCTGACGCAGATGGCGGGCCAACAGGCCCTGCTCGGTCGTCTGGGAGGGCAGGACGCCGCGCAGGGCTTGAGCCGTGCCGCAGCCGTCTTCGAGGCCACGCACAAAGCTTTGCTCGACGGCGGTTTCGCGCCTGTGGGGCTGGACCCCAATGGCGCGACAGTGGCGCTGCCGGCCGCATCGCCCGCCGTGCGGGCGGAGCTTGAGGCCGCGGGCGCTCGCTGGACCGGATTCATCCGGCTGGTGCGGGATGGCGCGGCGAATCCATCGGAAGTTTCAGCGGCCAGCGCGACCGTCCTTGAGTCTTTGAGCCGCGCCGTGACCGTGATGCAAAAGGAATCCGAGGCCAAGGTGGCACGCCTCCTGACCATGCAGGCCGCGGCCGTGGCCGTGGGGTTCGCGCTCCTGATCGTGGTGGTCGTCAACATGCGCAGACACGTGACCGAGCCGCTCGACGCCCTGCGGGGTTATGCCGGGAAGGTCGCGTCCGGCGACCTCTCCGCCTCGGTCAGCGGTCGCTTTAGCGCCGAGCTTTTAGCCGTCAAGGAAGCCGTGCAGAGCATGGTGCTCTCGTTGCGCGAGAGCATGGGGCACGCCGAGGCGAAGGGCCGCGAGGCCGAAAAGGGCGCGGCCGAGGCGCGCGAGGCCCTGGCTGTGGCCAAGGCCCAGGAGGAAAAGGTGCAGGCCCTTTTTGCCGCGCTGACCAAGGCGGCGGACGCCGCGCGCGGTGTCTCCCGGCAATTGGCCGCCGGATCGAGGCGGCTTGGCGAACAGGCCTCGGGAGTTTCGCAAGGGGCGCAATTGCAGCGCGACCGCATGGCCGAAACCGCCGCCGCCATGGAGGAAATGAACGCCACGGTGGGCGAGGTGGCGCGCAACGCGGGCGATGCGGCCACCAATGCCGGGGCAGCTCACGAGCGGGCCCAGGCAGGGGCCGAGGGCGTGCGTGCAGCCATCGTCGCCATTGATCGGGCCAGAGCGCGCATGGAAGAGCTTTCCGCGAGCATGGAGCGACTGGGCGAGCAGGCCCAAGGCATTGGGCAGGTCATGAACGTGATCAGCGACATCGCGGACCAGACGAACCTGCTCGCGCTCAACGCCGCCATCGAGGCCGCGCGCGCGGGCGACGCGGGTCGGGGCTTCGCCGTGGTCGCGGACGAGGTGCGAAAGCTGGCCGAGAAGACCATGACCGCCACCAAGGAGGTTGGTCAGGCCGTGACGGCCATCCAAGGACTGGCCACGGAGAACGTGGTCAAGGCGCGCGAGGCGGCCGAGGGCATTGTCGAGAGTACCGGCGTGGCCGAGGAGT from Alkalidesulfovibrio alkalitolerans DSM 16529 carries:
- a CDS encoding methyl-accepting chemotaxis protein, translated to MTIRARLILSVAAVFAVSAVMFLAIWSMLDDLESDGLGINLAGRQRMLTQMAGQQALLGRLGGQDAAQGLSRAAAVFEATHKALLDGGFAPVGLDPNGATVALPAASPAVRAELEAAGARWTGFIRLVRDGAANPSEVSAASATVLESLSRAVTVMQKESEAKVARLLTMQAAAVAVGFALLIVVVVNMRRHVTEPLDALRGYAGKVASGDLSASVSGRFSAELLAVKEAVQSMVLSLRESMGHAEAKGREAEKGAAEAREALAVAKAQEEKVQALFAALTKAADAARGVSRQLAAGSRRLGEQASGVSQGAQLQRDRMAETAAAMEEMNATVGEVARNAGDAATNAGAAHERAQAGAEGVRAAIVAIDRARARMEELSASMERLGEQAQGIGQVMNVISDIADQTNLLALNAAIEAARAGDAGRGFAVVADEVRKLAEKTMTATKEVGQAVTAIQGLATENVVKAREAAEGIVESTGVAEESGRRMAEIVDIVAQTSGQVESIATASEQQSAAAEEINRAVTEVTRVAAETAEGMRETDVVVAELGRLVEELDGIIGSMTRQE
- a CDS encoding NAD(P)/FAD-dependent oxidoreductase, coding for MAHLILAGAGHAHLMAIRAIPEIVSRGHTVTCVGPADRHYYSGMGPGMLGGAYTPEEISFPVRAMVESRGGTFVRAAITAIDPDKRILSLTNGQSVTYDVLSLNTGSGVPGPDGSLGTENGLPPDVWRVKPIEKLIEARDRLATLARERGEVAVIVAGGGPAGVEMAGNAHDAVRKAGGRPKVTLLAGNRLLRRHGERLRALCMADFSRRGIAVVEGPRLERFEEGRAILADGAVLPFDAAFLALGVVPSPLARAAGLPTGPSGGLLVGEYLNSPAKPEIFGGGDCIDFAPRPLDKVGVYAVRQNPVLAANLAAALDGRPLTPFVPGSPDYLLLFNLGGGKALFRKWGVAMAGEWAFALKDHIDRRFMRRFADGA